In the genome of Globicephala melas chromosome 3, mGloMel1.2, whole genome shotgun sequence, one region contains:
- the LOC115846396 gene encoding mesoderm-specific transcript homolog protein-like isoform X2 → MREWWVHVGLLAVPLLAAYLHIPPRQLSPALHSWKSSGKFFTYKGLRIFYQDSVGVVGSPEIVVLLHGFPTSSYDWYKIWEGLTLRFHRVITLDFLGFGFSDKPRPHHYSIFEQASIVEVLWRHLGLPNRRINLLSHDYGDIIAQELLYRFKQNRPGRLTIKSLCLSNGGIFLETHRPLLLQKLLKDGGRLSPILTRLMNFFVFSRGLTPYINQRKKFRRHCVGALASVSIPIHFIDGPLDPVNPYPEFLELYRKMLLRSTVSILDDHISHCPQI, encoded by the exons ATGAGGGAGTGGTGGGTCCACGTGGGGCTGTTGGCTGTGCCCCTGCTTGCGGCCTATCTGCACATCCCGCCCCGCCAGCTCTCCCCTGCTCTTCACTCATGGAAGTCATCAGGCAAATTTTTTACCTACAAGGGACTGCGTATCTTCTACCAAGACTCTGTGGGTGTGGTTGGAAGTCCAGAGATAGTTGTGCTTTTACACGGCTTTCCAACGTCCAGCTATGACTGGTACAAGATTTGGGAAGGTCTGACCCTCAGGTTTCATCGAGTGATTACCCTTGATTTCCTAGGCTTTGGCTTCAGTGACAAACCGAGACCACATCACTATTCCATATTCGAGCAGGCCAGCATCGTGGAGGTTCTTTGGCGGCATCTGGGGCTCCCGAACCGTAGGATCAACCTGTTGTCTCACGACTATGGGGATATCATTGCTCAGGAGCTTCTCTATAGGTTCAAGCAGAATCGACCTGGTCGGCTTACCATCAAGAGTCTCTGTCTGTCGAATGGAGGTATATTTCTTGAGACTCACCGTCCTCTCCTTCTCCAAAAGCTTCTCAAAGATGGAGGCAGGCTGTCACCCATCCTCACGCGACTGATGAACTTCTTCGTATTCTCTCGAGGTCTCACCCCG TACATCAATCAAAGGAAGAAGTTTAGAAGACACTGTGTGGGAGCTCTTGCCTCTGTATCTATTCCCATTCATTTTATCGATGGGCCACTGGATCCAGTGAATCCCTATCCAGAGTTTTTGGAGCTGTACAGGAAAATGCTGCTGCGGTCCACAGTGTCGATTCTGGATGACCACATTAGCCACTGTCCACAGATATAG
- the LOC115846396 gene encoding mesoderm-specific transcript homolog protein-like isoform X1 produces MREWWVHVGLLAVPLLAAYLHIPPRQLSPALHSWKSSDSVGVVGSPEIVVLLHGFPTSSYDWYKIWEGLTLRFHRVITLDFLGFGFSDKPRPHHYSIFEQASIVEVLWRHLGLPNRRINLLSHDYGDIIAQELLYRFKQNRPGRLTIKSLCLSNGGIFLETHRPLLLQKLLKDGGRLSPILTRLMNFFVFSRGLTPVFGPYTRPSESELWGMWAGIHNNDGNLVIDSLLQYINQRKKFRRHCVGALASVSIPIHFIDGPLDPVNPYPEFLELYRKMLLRSTVSILDDHISHCPQI; encoded by the exons ATGAGGGAGTGGTGGGTCCACGTGGGGCTGTTGGCTGTGCCCCTGCTTGCGGCCTATCTGCACATCCCGCCCCGCCAGCTCTCCCCTGCTCTTCACTCATGGAAGTCATCAG ACTCTGTGGGTGTGGTTGGAAGTCCAGAGATAGTTGTGCTTTTACACGGCTTTCCAACGTCCAGCTATGACTGGTACAAGATTTGGGAAGGTCTGACCCTCAGGTTTCATCGAGTGATTACCCTTGATTTCCTAGGCTTTGGCTTCAGTGACAAACCGAGACCACATCACTATTCCATATTCGAGCAGGCCAGCATCGTGGAGGTTCTTTGGCGGCATCTGGGGCTCCCGAACCGTAGGATCAACCTGTTGTCTCACGACTATGGGGATATCATTGCTCAGGAGCTTCTCTATAGGTTCAAGCAGAATCGACCTGGTCGGCTTACCATCAAGAGTCTCTGTCTGTCGAATGGAGGTATATTTCTTGAGACTCACCGTCCTCTCCTTCTCCAAAAGCTTCTCAAAGATGGAGGCAGGCTGTCACCCATCCTCACGCGACTGATGAACTTCTTCGTATTCTCTCGAGGTCTCACCCCGGTCTTTGGGCCATACACCCGACCCTCTGAGAGTGAACTGTGGGGCATGTGGGCAGGGATACACAACAATGATGGGAACTTGGTTATCGACAGTCTCTTGCAGTACATCAATCAAAGGAAGAAGTTTAGAAGACACTGTGTGGGAGCTCTTGCCTCTGTATCTATTCCCATTCATTTTATCGATGGGCCACTGGATCCAGTGAATCCCTATCCAGAGTTTTTGGAGCTGTACAGGAAAATGCTGCTGCGGTCCACAGTGTCGATTCTGGATGACCACATTAGCCACTGTCCACAGATATAG